The following are from one region of the Biomphalaria glabrata chromosome 4, xgBioGlab47.1, whole genome shotgun sequence genome:
- the LOC106076905 gene encoding nuclear receptor subfamily 1 group D member 2-like: protein MVPELTKVINFCKMLPGFSEVNPEDQVQLIKQGSFEVMVTRISLLIDEVSQEMLDPQLKMKCKREVVRQMPMGPLIDQMFQIAEQLNPLRLTDGEYGLFTAALFISPDRTGLQNASLIKTIQQLYMRALYQLLKQTHNDPDKTFRNLLSLLPLLNQINQSHIKFLNNIKDKSPEMFSAHFPQLHQEVFVS from the exons ATGGTCCCAGAACTGACCAAGGTCATCAACTTCTGCAAGATGCTGCCAGGATTCTCCGAGGTCAATCCCGAGGATCAGGTCCAGCTCATCAAGCAGGGCAGCTTTGAGGTTATGGTGACACGCATCTCCCTTCTGATTGATGAGGTCAGCCAGGAAATGTTGGACCCGCAGCTCAAGATGAAATGCAAAAG AGAGGTTGTCCGCCAGATGCCTATGGGGCCACTCATAGATCAAATGTTTCAAATTGCTGAGCAGTTGAACCCACTCCGATTGACCGATGGAGAGTATGGTCTGTTCACAGCAGCTTTATTCATTTCACCAG ACAGAACAGGTTTACAGAATGCTTCGCTGATCAAAACCATTCAACAATTATACATGAGAGCTCTGTACCAACTCTTAAAGCAAACACATAATG ACCCAGACAAAACGTTCAGAAATCTTCTGAGTCTCCTGCCACTCCTGAACCAGATCAACCAGAGCCACATCAAATTCTTGAACAACATCAAAGACAAATCTCCGGAGATGTTCTCAGCCCACTTCCCACAGCTCCACCAAGAAGTCTTCGTCAGCTAA
- the LOC106066371 gene encoding uncharacterized protein LOC106066371: protein MAELQRLLQSNEVFRFEPMKTFLSGLQQTSIATSPSNLNETTGLLPQNANVNLPRMSPSYNVNLNTTNLNTSSTITIDNQGHANINTNVTASVSNVPNPLESNTTQDANANVSEVPRLLFGVRSFSLSVVLCLQSLPPLPPENDCYLLTLVFKQN from the exons ATGGCTGAACTCCAAAGACTGCTTCAGTCAAACGAGGTTTTCCGATTTGAGCCGATGAAG ACTTTTCTGAGTGGTCTTCAGCAGACGTCCATAGCCACAAGCCCCAGCAACCTGAACGAGACCACAG GTCTTCTCCCTCAGAACGCTAATGTCAACTTGCCAAGGATGTCACCTAGCTACAATGTCAATCTGAACACCACCAACCTCAACACCAGCTCCACCATCACCATCGACAACCAAGGGCACGCCAACATCAACACCAATGTCACAGCTTCGGTGTCGAATGTTCCAAACCCACTCGAG TCTAACACCACTCAAGATGCTAACGCGAATGTTTCAGAAGTCCCGAGACTATTATTTGGGGTACGTTCATTTTCTTTATCTGTAGTACTTTGTCTACAGTCTCTTCCCCCCCTTCCCCCAGAAAATGACTGCTATCTGCTAACGTtagttttcaaacaaaattaa